From Cyanobium sp. Tous-M-B4, the proteins below share one genomic window:
- a CDS encoding type II secretion system F family protein, with amino-acid sequence MPAFVATYVNPQGKSVLVDIEAPDPAQAKRSLRLRGIRAIEIKAKPKATATGSSAASQLNKQLKFSKLSELLEAKPGIKDKAVFASKMSALINAGVPIVRSIDLMASQQKMPLFKRALQSISLEVNQGISFGEALRRWPKVFDKLSVAMVEAGEAGGVLDDTLKRLAKLLEDNAKLQNQIKGALAYPVAVLFIAVAVFLGMTIFIIPTFAGIFEDLGAKLPWFTQMLVDLSKLLRSPFSLYLIVAIIIAVFLFGRFYATPIGRRRVDALILKIPLFGDLIQKTATAQFCRTFSSLSKAGVPILSSLDIVRETAGNVIVSDAINIGRQEVLQGIPLSVALGTLKVFPDLAISMLSIGEETGEMDAMLSKVADFYEDEVETTVKALTSMLEPAMIVLVGGIVASILVAMYLPMFSIFDEIK; translated from the coding sequence ATGCCTGCCTTCGTTGCCACTTACGTCAATCCTCAAGGCAAGTCAGTGCTTGTGGATATTGAGGCGCCCGATCCAGCCCAGGCCAAGCGCAGCTTGAGGCTGCGAGGCATCAGAGCCATTGAAATCAAGGCCAAGCCAAAAGCCACGGCAACGGGATCGAGTGCAGCAAGCCAACTCAATAAACAACTTAAGTTTTCCAAGTTGAGTGAGCTTCTGGAAGCCAAACCCGGAATCAAGGACAAGGCTGTCTTTGCCAGCAAAATGTCTGCCTTGATCAATGCTGGTGTGCCGATCGTGCGCAGCATCGATCTAATGGCCTCCCAGCAAAAGATGCCGCTGTTCAAGCGCGCCCTTCAATCAATAAGCTTGGAAGTTAATCAAGGCATCTCTTTTGGCGAAGCGTTGCGTCGCTGGCCCAAGGTCTTCGACAAGCTCAGCGTAGCGATGGTGGAAGCCGGAGAGGCTGGCGGTGTACTGGATGACACCCTCAAGAGACTCGCGAAACTACTTGAGGATAACGCCAAACTCCAGAACCAAATTAAGGGTGCCTTGGCCTATCCAGTAGCGGTACTTTTCATCGCAGTTGCAGTCTTCCTAGGCATGACGATCTTCATCATTCCTACTTTCGCTGGAATTTTCGAGGATCTCGGAGCGAAACTTCCTTGGTTCACCCAAATGCTTGTCGACCTAAGCAAATTGCTGAGATCACCATTTTCCCTCTATTTGATTGTAGCAATTATAATAGCTGTTTTTCTTTTTGGCCGATTCTATGCAACCCCAATCGGTCGACGCAGGGTCGATGCTCTAATTCTCAAGATTCCCCTGTTCGGAGATTTGATTCAAAAAACAGCTACCGCACAGTTTTGTAGAACTTTTAGCTCCCTGTCCAAGGCAGGAGTTCCAATCCTGTCGTCTTTGGATATTGTTCGTGAAACTGCGGGAAATGTAATTGTTTCAGATGCAATCAACATCGGTCGGCAGGAAGTACTCCAAGGCATTCCCCTCAGCGTCGCACTGGGCACACTTAAAGTGTTTCCAGATTTGGCAATTAGCATGCTTTCCATTGGGGAAGAGACGGGGGAGATGGATGCCATGCTTTCGAAAGTTGCTGATTTTTATGAAGACGAGGTTGAGACAACCGTCAAAGCTCTCACCTCCATGCTTGAACCCGCCATGATAGTTTTAGTGGGTGGGATTGTTGCTTCAATTTTGGTCGCTATGTACTTGCCAATGTTTTCCATATTCGACGAAATCAAATAA
- a CDS encoding NAD(P)/FAD-dependent oxidoreductase — MLPIHAAVVVAGGGAAGFMAAICAAEAGLGDIALLEATTEPLHKVLISGGGRCNVTHACWDPRALVGHYPRGGQALRGPFSRFAPGDAVAWFADHGLELVEEPDGRLFPRSNRSESVAATLRRAALQAGVQLHTGVSLQRAAAAAAGGFDLLVRGGGAIRADRLVLATGSHPSGRQLAAALGHGLVAPVPSLFTLALAGDPLLELAGVVMDPVELALHLPQEPQAARAGQPFRQRGPVLITHWGLSGPATLRLTAFAARALKASGYRGELRLDWSGGLSQQDLEGLFAEAKRDQAKRQLANWRPWPALSRRLWLALLQRHGLDPQQRWADLAKRHQQLLVSALRDTRLAITGRGPFGEEFVTAGGIPLGEVNLATMESRQQPGLYLVGELLDVDGVTGGFNFQHCWSSGWLAGQALAAD, encoded by the coding sequence ATGCTGCCAATTCATGCTGCCGTTGTCGTGGCCGGTGGCGGTGCCGCCGGCTTCATGGCCGCCATCTGTGCTGCTGAGGCCGGCCTCGGCGATATCGCCCTGCTGGAAGCCACCACCGAGCCGTTGCACAAGGTGTTGATCAGTGGCGGTGGGCGCTGCAATGTCACCCATGCCTGCTGGGATCCTCGGGCGTTGGTGGGGCACTATCCCCGGGGCGGCCAAGCCCTGCGGGGTCCCTTTTCGCGCTTTGCTCCTGGCGATGCCGTCGCCTGGTTTGCTGACCATGGCCTCGAGCTGGTGGAGGAGCCGGACGGACGCCTATTTCCCCGTTCAAACCGTTCCGAATCGGTGGCAGCCACCCTGCGCCGAGCAGCCCTCCAGGCCGGGGTGCAGCTGCACACGGGGGTGAGCTTGCAGCGGGCCGCGGCAGCTGCTGCCGGTGGTTTTGACCTGCTGGTACGGGGCGGTGGGGCGATCAGAGCTGATCGGTTGGTGCTTGCCACCGGCAGCCATCCCAGCGGCCGTCAGCTGGCGGCCGCTTTAGGCCACGGGCTGGTGGCGCCTGTGCCGTCCCTATTCACGTTGGCTTTGGCCGGCGATCCCCTGCTCGAGCTGGCCGGAGTGGTGATGGATCCGGTGGAGCTGGCTTTGCATCTGCCCCAGGAGCCCCAGGCCGCTCGGGCTGGCCAGCCTTTTCGCCAGCGGGGCCCGGTGCTGATCACCCATTGGGGTCTGTCCGGTCCAGCCACCCTGCGGCTCACGGCTTTTGCTGCCCGCGCCCTCAAGGCCAGCGGCTATCGGGGCGAGCTGCGCCTTGATTGGAGTGGCGGCCTGTCCCAGCAGGATCTTGAGGGCTTGTTTGCCGAGGCCAAGCGAGACCAGGCCAAGCGGCAACTAGCCAACTGGCGCCCCTGGCCCGCCCTTAGCCGGCGCCTGTGGCTGGCCCTGTTGCAGCGCCATGGCTTAGATCCTCAGCAGCGCTGGGCTGACCTTGCTAAGCGGCACCAGCAGCTGTTGGTATCGGCGTTGCGTGATACCCGGCTGGCCATTACCGGGCGGGGCCCCTTCGGCGAAGAATTCGTGACGGCAGGGGGCATTCCTCTTGGTGAGGTGAACCTGGCGACGATGGAGAGCCGCCAGCAGCCTGGTCTTTATTTGGTGGGCGAACTCTTGGATGTGGACGGGGTGACGGGGGGGTTCAACTTCCAGCACTGCTGGAGCAGCGGCTGGCTGGCTGGCCAGGCACTAGCAGCGGATTGA
- the dusA gene encoding tRNA dihydrouridine(20/20a) synthase DusA, whose amino-acid sequence MNWQHGEMGQIDPASYRFSVAPMMDYTDRHFRVLMRQISRRSLLYTEMVVAQALHHARQAPDASAPGGRLERLLGFDPIEKPLALQVGGDDPGLLAEAAALAAEWGYDEINLNVGCPSEKVQKGRFGACLMADPHQVARCVAAMAAACPLPVTVKHRIGIDERDSYAELLAFVDAVAAAGAQRFAVHARKAWLEGLDPKQNRTIPPLRYDLVHALKRDRPHLSIELNGGLESLDACVQQLELVDGAMVGRAAYAHPLQWRQVDQQIYADDSQPLATASSVVGGLVAYAEQWRSRGGRLWPIARHLVHVVEGVSGAKRWRQQLTEKAGSRDADAGVLAAAALALAERGY is encoded by the coding sequence ATGAATTGGCAGCATGGGGAGATGGGCCAAATCGATCCAGCCAGTTATCGCTTCAGTGTGGCCCCGATGATGGACTACACCGATCGGCACTTCCGGGTGCTGATGCGGCAGATCAGCAGGCGCAGCCTGCTTTACACCGAAATGGTGGTAGCCCAGGCCCTACACCACGCCAGGCAAGCACCCGATGCCAGCGCACCGGGGGGGCGGTTGGAGCGCCTGCTGGGCTTCGATCCGATCGAAAAACCCCTAGCCCTGCAAGTGGGCGGCGACGATCCTGGCTTGCTGGCTGAGGCCGCTGCCCTGGCGGCTGAATGGGGCTACGACGAAATCAACCTGAATGTGGGCTGCCCCAGCGAGAAGGTGCAAAAAGGCCGCTTTGGGGCCTGTCTGATGGCCGATCCCCACCAGGTGGCCCGCTGCGTTGCCGCCATGGCCGCCGCCTGCCCTTTGCCAGTAACGGTCAAACACCGCATCGGCATTGATGAGCGCGACTCCTACGCCGAGTTGCTGGCCTTCGTGGATGCGGTGGCGGCAGCGGGGGCCCAGCGATTTGCAGTACACGCGCGCAAAGCATGGCTGGAGGGGCTCGATCCCAAACAGAACCGCACGATCCCGCCCCTGCGCTACGACCTGGTGCATGCCCTCAAGCGCGATCGACCGCATCTGAGCATCGAATTAAACGGCGGTCTGGAAAGCCTGGACGCCTGCGTGCAGCAGCTCGAATTGGTGGACGGGGCCATGGTGGGTCGGGCTGCTTATGCCCATCCCCTCCAATGGAGGCAGGTGGACCAGCAGATCTACGCCGACGACAGCCAGCCGCTGGCCACAGCCTCCAGCGTGGTGGGGGGTTTGGTTGCCTACGCCGAGCAATGGCGCAGTCGAGGCGGACGGCTGTGGCCTATCGCCCGCCACCTAGTGCATGTGGTGGAGGGGGTAAGCGGCGCCAAACGCTGGCGCCAGCAACTCACCGAAAAAGCAGGGTCAAGGGACGCGGATGCTGGCGTGCTGGCAGCCGCGGCCCTGGCCCTGGCGGAGCGGGGCTACTAG
- a CDS encoding RNA-binding protein — translation MSIFVGNLPFRAEQEDVAELFAPFGEVSSCSLPLERDTGRKRGFAFVEMGDEAAEAKAVEALQGAELMGRPLRINKAEPRTGGGGGGGAGGGGPRRGGYGGGGGGYGGGGGGGYSGGGGGGYNRGSGGGAGGGGGYAGGGGGYAGGGDRGSGARGWEDRSYGAGNPAGGDSFDAGRTRRRRSGGGDSSGGDFYGGAEG, via the coding sequence GTGAGTATTTTTGTCGGCAACCTTCCCTTCCGCGCTGAGCAGGAAGACGTGGCGGAATTGTTTGCACCCTTCGGTGAGGTGTCTAGCTGTTCCCTACCCCTTGAACGGGATACCGGGCGCAAGCGCGGTTTCGCCTTTGTTGAGATGGGCGATGAAGCAGCAGAGGCAAAGGCCGTTGAGGCATTGCAGGGTGCTGAGCTGATGGGTCGTCCCCTGCGCATCAACAAAGCCGAGCCCCGCACCGGCGGCGGCGGTGGCGGCGGAGCTGGTGGTGGTGGTCCGCGCCGGGGTGGTTATGGCGGGGGCGGTGGTGGTTACGGAGGTGGAGGAGGTGGTGGCTACTCAGGTGGCGGCGGAGGTGGCTACAACCGCGGCAGTGGTGGCGGAGCAGGAGGAGGTGGTGGCTACGCAGGTGGTGGCGGCGGTTATGCCGGTGGCGGCGATCGGGGATCCGGTGCTCGCGGCTGGGAAGATCGCAGCTATGGCGCCGGCAATCCTGCTGGTGGCGACAGCTTCGATGCTGGGCGCACCCGCCGCCGCCGCAGTGGCGGTGGCGATAGCAGTGGCGGCGACTTCTACGGTGGCGCCGAGGGCTAG
- the argH gene encoding argininosuccinate lyase produces the protein MAVDSTASTWSQRFEQGLHPAIERFNASIGFDITLLQQDLDGSIAHARMLGSCAVISESEAVQLIEGLENVRAEAARGEFNPGLEAEDVHFAVERRLIELLGPLGKKLHTGRSRNDQVGTDLRLWLRGQIDAIDGGLLRFERALLAQAELHSTVLIPGYTHLQRAQPVCLAHHLLAYIEMAERDRARLADVRGRVNICPLGAAALAGTPVPIDRRQTAAELGFDTIYANSLDAVSDRDFAVEFMAAASLVLVHLSRLSEEVILWASEEFGFIGLTDRCATGSSLMPQKKNPDVPELVRGKSGRVFGHLMGLLTMIKGLPLAYNKDFQEDKEALFDGVRTCLDCLEAMAILFEEGLEFRPQRLEAAVAADFSNATDVADYLVAKGVPFREAYQLVGGLVKGCLAEGILLRDLPLGRWQQLHPAFEADIYEAITPQQVVAARRSEGGTGFDQVQRQLQRIRMRLAC, from the coding sequence ATGGCTGTTGATTCCACCGCGTCTACCTGGAGCCAGCGCTTCGAGCAGGGCCTGCATCCGGCGATCGAGCGCTTCAACGCTTCGATCGGTTTTGACATCACCCTGTTGCAGCAAGACCTGGACGGCTCCATCGCCCATGCCCGCATGTTGGGCAGTTGCGCTGTGATCAGCGAGAGCGAGGCGGTTCAGTTGATCGAGGGCCTGGAAAATGTCAGAGCCGAGGCAGCCAGGGGCGAGTTCAATCCCGGCCTGGAGGCTGAAGATGTGCACTTCGCCGTTGAGCGGCGTCTGATTGAGTTGCTCGGCCCCCTGGGCAAGAAACTGCACACTGGCCGCAGTCGCAACGACCAGGTGGGCACTGACCTGCGTCTGTGGCTACGCGGCCAAATTGATGCCATTGACGGGGGCTTGCTGCGCTTCGAGCGGGCCCTGCTGGCTCAGGCTGAGCTGCACAGCACGGTCTTAATCCCCGGCTACACCCACCTGCAGCGGGCCCAGCCGGTGTGTCTAGCCCACCACCTACTGGCTTATATCGAGATGGCCGAGCGGGACCGGGCCCGTTTGGCTGACGTGCGCGGTCGGGTGAACATCTGTCCCCTAGGGGCTGCGGCCCTAGCGGGCACGCCGGTGCCCATCGATCGGCGCCAGACCGCCGCCGAGCTGGGCTTTGACACCATCTACGCCAATAGTCTCGATGCGGTTAGTGACAGGGACTTTGCGGTCGAGTTCATGGCTGCCGCCAGCTTGGTGCTGGTGCACTTAAGCCGGCTCAGTGAGGAGGTGATTCTCTGGGCCAGCGAAGAGTTTGGCTTTATCGGCCTCACCGACCGCTGTGCGACTGGCAGCAGCCTGATGCCCCAGAAAAAGAACCCTGATGTGCCCGAGCTGGTGCGGGGTAAGAGCGGCCGGGTGTTTGGCCACCTGATGGGTTTGCTGACCATGATCAAGGGCCTGCCCCTCGCCTACAACAAGGATTTCCAGGAAGACAAGGAGGCCCTGTTTGATGGGGTGCGCACCTGCCTCGATTGCCTGGAGGCGATGGCGATCCTGTTTGAAGAGGGGCTCGAGTTTCGGCCCCAGCGCCTGGAGGCTGCAGTGGCGGCGGATTTCTCCAACGCCACCGATGTGGCCGACTACCTGGTGGCTAAAGGGGTGCCCTTCCGCGAGGCCTACCAGTTAGTGGGCGGCCTGGTGAAGGGCTGCCTGGCTGAGGGAATCCTGCTGCGCGACCTGCCCCTGGGGCGCTGGCAGCAGCTGCACCCTGCCTTTGAAGCCGACATTTATGAGGCCATCACTCCCCAGCAGGTGGTGGCGGCCAGGCGCAGCGAGGGCGGCACGGGCTTTGACCAGGTTCAGCGGCAGTTGCAGCGAATTCGGATGCGACTTGCCTGCTGA
- a CDS encoding PP2C family protein-serine/threonine phosphatase produces the protein MSNKPPPHPVSPQGPALLSAAASLRQLLDSLSREQRRNQELLASLAFALRSFTNLGRFLELVPLVAARLVEAEGALLVVFHEDGRLWREYLQATPAEPCAELVRQLAALADGELAALSGDAAVAALLDQRVGRLLGGAQVVATSVVSRSLQRGRLYIFSNRQGFAWSEVHRRHLQLVADLSAVALENEALLQTMRRHERLDRQLSIGAEIQAQLLPDHCPVIDGVELAARCRPAFQVGGDYYDFIPTRPQLLGRRREQARWALVMGDVMGKGVPASLLMTMLRGMLRAEVLSGHSPERILHDLNQLAQEDLAQSHRFVTLFYSDYDPRTHLLRYANAAHNPPLIWRRQRNQVERLDAPGLLIGLQSEADYGLEQIVLDPGDVLLYYTDGVTEATGFSGERFDEERLVRQLQAACRSGIGAQGILDQLFARLDRFVGADRQLDDDASMVVLKVKEELMLPSLPS, from the coding sequence GTGAGCAACAAGCCGCCCCCCCATCCGGTTTCTCCCCAGGGTCCGGCCCTGTTGTCGGCTGCAGCCTCGCTGCGGCAGCTACTCGACAGCCTCAGCCGGGAGCAGCGGCGCAACCAGGAGCTGCTGGCTTCCCTGGCTTTTGCCCTGCGCAGTTTCACCAATCTGGGCCGCTTTCTGGAGCTGGTGCCGCTGGTGGCGGCCCGGCTGGTGGAAGCAGAGGGGGCTCTGCTGGTGGTGTTCCACGAGGATGGTCGCCTCTGGCGCGAGTATCTGCAGGCCACGCCGGCGGAGCCCTGCGCCGAGCTGGTGCGCCAGTTGGCGGCGTTGGCGGATGGGGAGTTGGCAGCTCTCAGCGGTGATGCGGCCGTGGCGGCCTTGCTTGATCAGCGGGTGGGCCGGCTGCTGGGTGGAGCCCAGGTGGTGGCCACATCGGTAGTTTCCCGCAGCCTGCAGCGAGGCCGCCTCTATATCTTCAGCAATCGGCAGGGCTTTGCCTGGAGCGAGGTGCATCGCCGCCACCTGCAGCTGGTGGCTGATCTCAGTGCCGTCGCTCTGGAAAACGAGGCCCTGCTTCAGACCATGCGGCGCCATGAGCGGCTCGATCGCCAGCTCAGCATCGGTGCTGAAATCCAGGCCCAGCTGCTGCCCGACCACTGCCCGGTGATCGATGGCGTTGAGCTGGCAGCCCGTTGCCGCCCTGCCTTTCAGGTGGGCGGTGACTATTACGACTTCATCCCCACCCGCCCCCAGCTGCTGGGCCGCCGCCGCGAACAGGCTCGCTGGGCGCTGGTGATGGGCGATGTGATGGGTAAAGGGGTGCCGGCAAGTCTGCTGATGACCATGCTGCGCGGCATGTTGCGGGCCGAGGTGCTGAGCGGCCACTCCCCCGAGCGCATCCTTCACGACCTCAACCAGCTGGCCCAGGAAGACCTGGCCCAGTCGCACCGTTTTGTGACCCTCTTTTATTCCGATTACGACCCCCGCACCCACCTGCTGCGCTACGCCAATGCGGCTCACAATCCGCCCTTGATCTGGCGGCGCCAGCGCAACCAGGTGGAGCGCCTTGACGCCCCAGGCCTGCTGATTGGTTTGCAGAGCGAAGCCGATTACGGCCTTGAGCAAATCGTGCTGGATCCAGGCGATGTGCTGCTCTATTACACCGACGGGGTGACCGAGGCCACCGGCTTCAGCGGCGAGCGCTTCGACGAGGAGCGGTTGGTGCGCCAGTTGCAGGCGGCCTGCCGCTCCGGCATCGGCGCTCAGGGGATTCTCGACCAGCTGTTTGCCCGCTTGGATCGCTTCGTGGGGGCAGACCGGCAGCTCGACGATGACGCTTCGATGGTGGTGCTCAAGGTGAAGGAGGAGCTGATGCTGCCCTCCCTGCCAAGCTGA
- the ftsY gene encoding signal recognition particle-docking protein FtsY, with amino-acid sequence MVYDWFNRTGPSPADPSATPAPASEQVSGQAPDQAPEQPLESSSDPNAEALEWARQAYARLKAQQEEQKRLQLEAESAAESPLPDSVQPVQVNSQQPEQVLEQDLEQVAQAATPVAAPLSLLEQAAAQRAERQQAITASEAPALEAPAAPELAEPSLGAFDTTFTWSAEVLAAQGKRVDQVSLEEIDWLARLRQGLEKTRQGLVTQLLDNLGDDPLTPEVVDGLETTLLRADVGVEATDRALGALRQRLNQEVVDPAEGLRFLKEQLRAILDQPIEASGQPLLAPRREQLNVWLLVGVNGVGKTTTLGKLANLAVRSGYSCLIAAADTFRAAAVQQVQVWGERSKVPVIANPSANADPAAVVYDAIGAAQAKGTELVLVDTAGRLQTKHNLMEELSKVRRIVDKLAPEAVVESLLVLDASQGQNGLRQAMAFAKAAGLTGVVLTKLDGSARGGVALAVASEAGLPIRFIGAGEGIRDLRPFNSFEFVEALLAR; translated from the coding sequence ATGGTTTACGACTGGTTTAATCGCACCGGCCCATCTCCAGCTGACCCATCAGCAACCCCGGCGCCAGCTTCTGAACAGGTTTCGGGTCAGGCTCCAGACCAGGCTCCAGAACAGCCGCTTGAGAGTTCGTCCGATCCCAACGCTGAGGCGCTGGAATGGGCCCGCCAGGCCTATGCCCGCCTCAAAGCCCAGCAGGAGGAGCAAAAGCGGCTGCAGCTTGAGGCCGAATCTGCCGCTGAGTCCCCTCTCCCGGATTCTGTACAGCCTGTACAGGTCAATTCACAGCAACCCGAACAGGTACTTGAGCAGGATCTTGAGCAGGTTGCCCAAGCGGCCACTCCAGTGGCAGCGCCCCTTTCCCTGCTGGAGCAGGCAGCGGCCCAGCGGGCTGAACGCCAACAGGCGATCACCGCGTCAGAGGCTCCTGCCCTTGAAGCCCCTGCAGCGCCAGAGCTAGCTGAGCCCAGCCTGGGCGCTTTCGACACCACCTTCACCTGGTCGGCTGAGGTGCTCGCGGCCCAGGGCAAGCGGGTTGATCAGGTGTCGCTTGAGGAGATCGACTGGCTGGCTCGTTTGCGCCAGGGCCTCGAGAAAACCCGCCAGGGCTTGGTCACCCAACTGCTCGACAACCTCGGTGATGACCCGCTCACGCCAGAGGTGGTTGATGGTCTGGAAACCACCCTGCTGCGGGCAGACGTTGGGGTGGAGGCCACCGACCGGGCCCTTGGCGCCCTTCGCCAGCGGCTCAATCAGGAGGTGGTGGATCCCGCCGAAGGCCTGCGCTTCCTTAAGGAGCAGCTGCGCGCCATCCTCGACCAACCGATCGAGGCCAGTGGCCAGCCCCTGCTAGCCCCCCGCCGCGAGCAGCTCAACGTGTGGCTGTTGGTGGGGGTAAACGGCGTTGGTAAGACGACCACGCTCGGCAAGCTGGCCAACTTGGCGGTGCGCAGCGGCTATAGCTGCCTGATCGCTGCTGCTGACACCTTCCGGGCCGCGGCGGTGCAGCAGGTGCAGGTGTGGGGTGAGCGCAGCAAGGTGCCGGTGATCGCCAATCCCAGCGCCAATGCCGATCCAGCGGCCGTCGTTTACGACGCCATCGGTGCTGCCCAGGCCAAGGGCACTGAGCTGGTGTTGGTGGATACGGCTGGCCGGCTGCAGACCAAGCACAACTTGATGGAGGAGCTCAGCAAGGTGCGCAGGATTGTCGACAAGCTGGCGCCGGAGGCGGTGGTGGAGTCGCTGTTGGTGCTGGATGCCAGCCAGGGTCAAAACGGCCTGCGTCAGGCGATGGCTTTTGCCAAGGCCGCCGGCCTAACCGGCGTGGTGCTCACCAAGCTCGATGGCAGCGCCCGCGGTGGTGTGGCCCTGGCCGTCGCCTCTGAAGCCGGGCTGCCAATCCGTTTCATTGGCGCTGGTGAGGGTATTCGCGACCTGCGGCCCTTTAACAGCTTTGAGTTTGTTGAGGCCTTGCTGGCTCGCTGA
- the nusB gene encoding transcription antitermination factor NusB — protein MQSRTLSRELALLMLGQTSDRGSSAPALPTGMEGLLQQVLATLSQDVRESLDRSAEDLQTAQQQLLDSELQEQGEQQLPRVRQHLNAGLVAAEQALNRLSASLELPRLLMLADQEEVRLGAIARVEAVLRDRQAIDERLDRVMEGWRLTRLPRIDRDILRLAAVDLESFRTPPAVACNEAVELANRYSDEQGRRMINGVLRRFTAARSAAEA, from the coding sequence ATGCAGAGCCGCACCCTCTCCCGTGAACTGGCCCTGCTGATGCTTGGTCAGACCAGTGATCGCGGTTCGTCTGCCCCGGCCCTGCCAACTGGCATGGAGGGCCTGTTGCAGCAGGTGCTCGCCACCCTCAGCCAGGACGTGCGTGAGTCTCTGGATCGCTCCGCTGAAGACCTGCAGACCGCCCAGCAGCAACTGCTTGATAGCGAGTTGCAGGAGCAGGGTGAGCAGCAGTTGCCCCGGGTGCGCCAGCACCTCAACGCCGGCCTAGTCGCGGCTGAACAGGCCCTTAACCGCCTCTCTGCAAGTCTGGAGTTGCCCCGGCTGCTGATGCTGGCCGACCAAGAAGAGGTGCGCCTCGGCGCCATTGCCCGGGTTGAGGCCGTGCTGCGCGACCGTCAGGCGATCGATGAGCGGCTCGATCGTGTGATGGAAGGGTGGCGTCTTACTCGCCTGCCCCGCATCGATCGGGACATCCTGCGGCTAGCCGCCGTAGACCTCGAGAGCTTCCGCACCCCTCCTGCCGTGGCCTGTAACGAAGCTGTGGAGTTAGCCAATCGCTATAGCGATGAGCAGGGCCGCCGCATGATCAACGGGGTGCTGCGGCGCTTCACGGCAGCTCGTTCAGCGGCGGAGGCCTGA
- a CDS encoding DUF502 domain-containing protein — MVQSSPRSDQPLGDRLQSDLKNDLIAGLLVVIPLATTIWLGTTVSRFVLAFLTSIPKQFNPFNTLNPVLQELINLGVGLLVPLLGILLIGLMARNIVGRWLLEFGEGTLLRIPLAGSVYKTLKQLLETFLQGNSSKFRRVVLVEYPREGLYALGFVTGAIGSALQAGFTEPMLSVFIPTAPNPTTGWYTVVPEGSVKDLEISVEDAFRTIISAGIVNPDERSTPNRSFSSLLAQLRTPQLS; from the coding sequence TTGGTTCAATCCAGCCCCAGATCGGATCAGCCCCTAGGGGATCGGCTTCAATCCGATCTCAAGAACGATTTGATCGCTGGTTTGCTGGTGGTGATTCCACTGGCAACCACGATCTGGCTGGGCACCACGGTGAGCCGTTTCGTGCTGGCGTTTCTCACCTCTATCCCAAAGCAGTTCAATCCCTTCAACACCCTCAATCCGGTGTTGCAGGAGCTGATCAACCTGGGCGTTGGCCTACTGGTGCCCCTGCTCGGCATCCTGTTGATCGGCCTGATGGCCCGCAACATTGTTGGTCGCTGGCTGCTTGAGTTTGGCGAAGGGACCCTGCTGCGCATCCCCCTAGCTGGCTCGGTTTACAAAACCCTCAAGCAGCTGCTCGAAACTTTTCTCCAGGGCAACTCCAGCAAGTTTCGTCGGGTCGTGCTGGTCGAGTATCCACGCGAGGGTCTCTACGCCCTGGGCTTTGTGACTGGCGCGATCGGCTCTGCCCTGCAGGCAGGCTTCACCGAGCCAATGCTGAGTGTGTTCATTCCCACCGCGCCGAATCCAACCACCGGCTGGTACACCGTTGTGCCAGAGGGTTCTGTTAAGGATCTCGAGATCTCGGTGGAGGATGCTTTCCGCACAATCATTTCCGCCGGCATCGTCAACCCCGACGAGCGCTCCACCCCCAATCGCAGCTTCTCCAGCCTGCTGGCCCAGCTGCGCACTCCCCAACTTTCCTGA